TTTTCAGTCATTTGAATTCCTCCTCGTTCATCCAGTCTGGCATCAGCTTCTGAAAATTATCATGACTAGCTGCCGTCTTTGCTGCATAATTCATTAACTTTTTAAAATTACGAGATTCATTTTTTGCCGCCCAATTAACGGCCGAAGTAATATGCATCGCCGTGTAAAGCGCATAAAGATTCCAAAAATCTGTAACTTCTTCTTTATCAATATAGCCTAAAATATTTCCTCGTGCAAAAGGTATACTGACCTCTGTTGTAAAAAAGCCGATTTTAGCTAAATCAAATAAAGGATCTCCAAACTCTAGCCGATTAAAATCAATTAGCCCAACAAACTTTTTGTTCTTTAAAATAATATTCGCTGGATGAAAATCTCCATGCTGTAAACAAATCGGTCTATTTTTTAATCTAGCTATATTCTCATAAACAAACTGTTCGGTTTCTGTTAAGAAAGAAGCTGTTATTTCTAATTCTTTTAATTCCTCCACTTTTCGTTTAAATTTAGCTGTTTGAAAATCCAACCAGTTCATTTTTGGTATATCTAGCGGTATTTTATGAACTTCTCGTAAAATTTCCCCTGCTGAAAAACCAGCCTTAAACTGTTCGGAATGGGATAAGCTAAACATGCCATTTTCCGCATCTTCACCGCGCACATAACCAATAATCATATAGCCTTCTCCGTCGGTACAGCCAAAATCATATGCTCGTGGAACAAATGGAGTTTGAGAACCTAACGCTTGGATTATTTCAAATTCTTGCTTTCGTGTTTGGAGTAACTCTTTTGGAAAAACACGTACAAGATAGGTTTCATCCACCTGATATTTCTTATCGATAGAAAAACCCTTTTTTATTTCTGAGACCACTTTCGCATTACGCAACATTTTTAATTGGGTCACATCCATAATCAGCTCTCCCTCCTATTAATTGGCTATTCTCTATTATACAAGAATACGCTTACTTTTTCTCCATTATCTATGCAGAATTTATTGACAAACTAATAGAATCAATATTATAATTAGTTTTGCTACGCATACGCGGTCGTGGCGGAATCGGCAGACGCGCTAGGTTGAGGGCCTAGTGGGGTAAAACCCGTGGAGGTTCAAGTCCTCTCGGCCGCATTAATAAAAATTAAGAATACTGTAATATCAATAAGTTTGTAGTCCTGCGCGTATACCAATTCCGCCACGACCGCAAGCTTTTTTGATAGGCTAAATGAGTCTCTAATCTAGTGGATAAGTCTAGTTGGGAGGTCTTTTTTTATGAGAAGAAGTAATCACTTAAGTTTAGAAGAAAAGGCAATCGTTTATCAAACGATTGTGCCTGATGATGATTTTGTGTTTCAGGAATTTATAAGATCAAGAAGGATTAGAAATGTACGAGAAACAACTATTCAGTATTATACGGATGCAATCAATGTACTAAAAAGAGATAGGGAATATATTCATGTTCAGAAGCCTATCATGCATCTTTCACAGAGAGACCTTGAAGACATGATTATGTATTGGAAAGGTTTTATGAGGGCTAATACAATTAACAGCAAAATAAAGGCTTTTAAAGCGTATTATAACTTTCTTTATCAGCAAGGTTTTATAAAGATAAACCCCTGTGAAAATCTCAGTTTATTGAGAGTCAGAGAAGAAATAAGAGAGACTTTAAATCCAGATGAAATCAAAAAAATAGCTAACCATTTCAAGAAAAAAGAAACGTTTAGCTCCTATCGAGATTTGGTTATCTTTCAATTGTTATTAGATACAGGAATACGTATTTCAGAAGCAGTTGGTATTAATATACAAGATATCCATAGTGATTACATTATTGTTGTCGAATCAAAAAATCTTAAACAGCGGATAGTTTATATTTCAAAGAGAATGAGAGAGAAACTAACTTCTTATTTAAAGATACGGGGTAATCTTTCACATACTAAAGTATTTATCAATCGAGATCAGCTTCCTTATAATAAAAATACGTTTCAACAGAACCTTAGAGAAGCTAGGGTTCTATGCGGGATACAAAAGCAAGTAAGCCCTCATGTTTGTAGGAGGACTTACGCTAAAAATGCAATTTTATCAGGTATGGATGCTTTTTCACTAGCTACATTGTTAGGTCATTCATCCTTGGAAGTTACTAAACGATATGTTCAGATATGGGGGAAAGATCTAAAAATACAATCAAAGTTAAAAAAAGATTATAGTCATCTATTCTAAATAGAGATGTTCCAAAAATAATATCCAAAATCAAAGAAGAAAGAAATCTTCTGTATTATTCTATGGCCCATAAAAAACCTTCTGTTTTTTGTTTTTTAAGTATCTATATTTTAGAAGTATTTTGGGATAAATTTTATAATATACGTTCATAAGAATATACTATTTTTCCAGATATTTCTCCATTTGGTACCAATTTGTAACCATCTTTAATTAGCATATCATTGATATTTTCTAAAATATATTCCCAAGCAGAACTTTCATTTCTTACTTTTGGATGAAACATATGTGATAGGAATTTCAATAAGTTTTCATCATTATCCTTTAATTTTAACCTGTCATCAGTTAAAAACCAAGTGTCTTCCCAATCGTAATTATTAATACGATGTTGTTCTATTTCTTGTATAAAACTCATTCCATCCTTACCATCAATACTATCTAATTCATAAAGGTCGTTTAAAAACTCCAATTCCCCATATCTACCATAATAGTTAAATGGAAAATTGTCTTCCCTTATATAAAAGGCTGTTTGATGATATGCTCTTAGGAAATCTATTAAATCAAGATGAGTAACATCAGTTATCCAATTATTTGATATATTTAACATGTCTTCTTTTTTAGGTGATATAGTATTTAAAATTTCTTCACAGCTTTGAAACCTTTCTTCAAGACTATGACTTAGACACTTTAATATTACATTAGCTTGAAGCTTACTAATATTGTTGCTTGATACCAACCTTCGTTCTATATCGCTTCCTATGGGCGCACTTCCGACTATTAAGTAGTACCAAATAGCTCCAATAGAATATATATCACTTCTTTTATCACGTAAACTTGGATTATCCATCAATAAAGGATCTATAAAGCTTCCGCCAACAATTCGTTCATTTGTGAGTGTCAGTTTAGTATGAAGATAAGGTTCTAAATAAGCACTTATTCCAAAATCAATAATTTTACATGTCCCATTTGAAGATACTAATATATTAGAAGGTTTTAAATCTCTATGAATAACACCTCTATTATGCGCGTAAGCAAGGCCCTTCAATATCATTTGAATGGGTACTTTACTTTTAGTGAAATCTAAAGTTGAATATTTTTTAACATACCCATCTAAATCATATCCATCTATATATTCCATTTTTATGAATGGTTTTCCGTTATCAATTCCAGTATCATATATCTTGATAATATTAGGATGATTTAACGAAAAAAGGATTTTAGCTTCTCTAAAGAATCTAGTAACATAATCTTTATTTTTATCTGGAAATATTGGACTCAGAACTTTTAATGCAAAACTCATTTCCACATACTGATGCTCAATCTTAAAAACCTCACCAAAACCGCCACCACCAATACGATTACTCAAGTCAAAACTCTCGGACCCAACGAATTCGCTAGTTTGTTCCAAAGTATCAATCATTATATTGAAAGTTGTGGTGAGGAATTCACGACGTTCTGCATAGGAGCTATACTGATTCTTAATAAATTGCCAAAATTCTTTAAGTGTTCTTCTTGTTCTTAAAAAATCTGGAGCAATTTTCTTTGTGTTATCATTGTTTAAAATAAAGTATCTAATTTTTACGTATTCAGTCTCATCAAATTCTCCGTCTGTTGAGTATTCTATTAGACCTTCTTTCATTTTTTCTAGGTTTAGAATACTCTTTTCTTGTACTGATTTCATATTATTATCAATCATTTAACTGGAAGTTCCTTTCTTGAGTTCTTTTAATTTCTTGTATAAAGTAGCCTTGGGTACACCTGTTGCTTTAACAATATCAGAAACAGATAAATTATTATCCTCTCTTTTATTCATTAATCGTAATGCTTTTTGTATTTGTTGATCAGGTTGCCCTTTACGCCCTAATTTTTTCCCCGCTTGTTGTGCTCTTATCTTTCCTTCAGTGGTTCGATTGACAATCATATCTCTTTCGAATTCAGCAAAAGCACCTAGAACATTAAATAATAATTTCTGCATAGGATCACTCTTAGCATTTGCACTAAAAGTCATATTATTATCAATAAATACAACAGTTACTCCTTTTTTTAAAAATTCATTCATTACATTATTTAAATCAATTATGGATCGTGCTAAGCGGTCTATTTTTGTTATATAAACAATATCACCTTTACGTGAATTTTTAATTAAATCTTTTAAAGCTTCTCGGTTTCTTGTAGTGGTAGCAGTTTTCTTTTCAATGTATAAATAATCTTCTTCAATACCTTGTTTGAGCAATTTTTCTTGTTGGGTTTTTAAATCTTGTCCAACAGTACTAACTCGAGCATATCCTAATTTCATAAAAACACTCCTTGTCTATAATACACAATAATATATACTTTTATTATAGACTATCTATTAGACTTTATTCAAGTTAAAAAAGCACTGATTAGTGAGCCAAAATTCAGAGTCTCGATTTTAAGAAATATAGACTATTTGTTTGAGTAGTGTCCGGTAATATCTAGCATCTATTCTAAAATAAAAATATTAGCTGAAAAATCACTTTTGGTGGAATCTAAATTAAAATTAATATATTGGTTATCTTTAACAATAAATGTACCAAAGAAAAATAGTTGACATAATTTATTAGGCTGGCTTAATCGAATTAATTTATTAAGTAGTATTTTTTTAGTTTTTAATCTGTTCTTATTAATTAAAAAAGTGGGTTTTCTTAATAAACCTTTTAGTGAACAGGCTGAATTAAATAAAAGAATATAATAATCTCCTTTATCTATAACTTTTGCTTCTGCATAGTAAATTTTAGGAGGTTTTAAAATATCATTTTCTGAGTCTAGATTTTGGAATAAATCATTAAATGAAATTACCTCTCCACCCTTTACTTTAATTATTAGTTTATTATTGTCCCAGTCATCTGAAAAATAATATGTTACTATTTTAGAGAGAGATTTAATTTGAGGTATTTCTGTTCTAATGTACTTTTCCCCACCATTACTCATAGTTTTTTTTCCATCCAGATTAATGTTAGGAGACGATGTTGAAGTATTTGTTGGTTTTTGCTCTGTGAATCCTTGATTAAGGTCAATATTTAAATTAAGAAAGTCTAAATCGGATAGTACGCGTGAGGAACCCTCCTCTGTCTCATTATAGAGTGCATTCTTTTTTGTTTTAATAGAACAATTATCTGAATGAGTTATACTTGCATCTGGTGACCTAAAGTAAGGAGATTTATTCCATTCTGATGATTTTTTAGTGAAATTTGCACATGTTAGTGGTACACTGCAAACTTCACTACATTGAAAAGCTTTAGAATCTGTTAGAATCCCTTCATGAAAATATTGATTTGCCTCTAATGCAGTAATATCATTTCTTTTAAGTTCTTTACTGTAAGCAGTCTCGTATGCCATAGAATTATGCTCCAATCTTTATAAATTTCTGACTAATTTTCCATCAATAAGTTAGCGCTTACAACCAAATCATTTTATGCATCTATACTAACAAAATCAGATTTATAAGTAAAATATATACTTATATTTATTTCAATAATTACACTCGTTTCAGATAGCATATGTAAATGAAATAATCTAGAGTTATCATTCTTTTATTTCATTTATATTTTTGCACACTTGCTAGTTACATAAAACTTTAAAAAGTTAGTTTTTCATGAATCTCAAAAAACACAAATGAAACACTGTAAAACATTGATGTATAATGATTTACAACGAATTTATCCCTTAAATTCATTTACTTACAAATTCAAGCCTTTTAAGAAAAATTTATTCATAAAAAAAGCCCCAGCTAAAAATATAACTAGAGGTTTGATGCAAATATTACGGTTTAGAAATAACGGGGTGGGTAAGATTTTCAACAAGAAAAGAATGTTAAGGCTTCACTTATTCTTTATGTGTATTCATATAGTTCTCCTTAAAGTTAGCCATTTTTTTCTGAAGCCGCCTTTTCTTCTGCTGTATAATTTTTACTGGAACTCCATATTGTTTTGACAATTCACTGTTTGGCACATCATCACATATCTCTCGTAACAATCGAATTTCTTTAGTTTTCAATTCCCCAGATTCAACCATAGAATCTATAATTCTTTTAACCATATCATAAGTTTCCATATTAGCTATAGATACCGAAGATGATGTATCAAATATTGCAAGAGAATTAAGATTAGTATCTTCCATTGGGAAGGTACTTCTTTTAAATCTATTTGGTTTATCATTTCCATTTTCCTTCTCACGTTTTATCTCTGATTCATTTTTTCTTCTATAGTTCATCTCTTCTAGTAATAGAATAGTCGTATCTCTCTTAGCGTTAGACACTATTCTATGGCGTATCTGGTCACCAGAGTCATAGAAATAAACTTTAGTAGTTTTTTTTTCGTCAAGTATTACTTCTCTAAAAAAATGAATGTCCTTTCCGCACTTTAGAGCTTTAGAATACTCCTTATGCATAGAAAAAAATAACTGCCTATAGAAATGCCATTCTTGATTTTCATGTTCATATTCCATCCCTTGTGTTTTACTAGGAAACGACCTTGCAATATTACTTATGTCCTTATTCTCTATTGTGGCAATGCGAAATAGAATAAAATTCAACTCTTGTTCTTTAGACTTTATAATTAATTCCTCCTAAAATATTTTTTTTGAAGCTTTTTAAGCTTATAATGTACATATTACTTATAGGTGGTTCTTTTAGTGGTATTAAATACACTTAAAAAATTTAAAATATTATTGATAGTAGTTCAAATATAAGAAGTAAGTTAGTAATAAACATTACAACTAGAATGGAATTTACGCGCACGAAGTGCGTGGAATATTTCGATAGTTTGTAATGATCGGTTAAGCTGATAAGCTTACGGCGGGTGAATTTGACGAGGAACGAAGTGACGAGATAAAGAGGGGCAAGGAGCCCCTTCACAGTTGGATAAATCAAAAAACATATACGATAGTTATTATTTACAATCTATACTAATATTATAGCATAAAACTACCCTTTTCTTAATTTCATTATCACTTGTAGGTGTTGACTTTCACTTACTCTCCCAACGGATTAGCTATACCACTGACTTCTATTCAATATCCAAATATACAATTTTCTTCTTACTTCATGATATTTTTGCTTATGTAATACTTCAATTAGAAATCAATTTAAGAATGAAACTTATATTCTAAAATTAATGAATCAATTTTCTTTTGTATCTCTTCAATCTCCCCACTTCTTTTATAGCTCTTTTCAATATTATCTGGTCCTTGTTTTAAATAACTCTTTATATCTTTTATTTGAATTTTCAATATTTCTATTTGATTGTTAATAATCTTATTCCCACCCTTAAAATAAGGATCTGATAAATACCACGGTGCTTTAATCTCCTCTAAGCTTTGTTTGCTTTTTTTCAAACTAATTAATTCTGATTTCAAATTATCCTCATGTGTTGCAATATCAGTTTTATTTACAGAAGCAAAAAAGTTATCATCATAGTTCTCATTCTCAACCATACCTAAGTATGTCACATAAGCAGCAACAGAATCACGTGAATTCTCTAACTCGTACACAGAACTAGAATAGGCGGGAAAGAACTTCTCTGAGTACCAAGAACCAGCCTCTGAATTACTCATACTTGGAAAGATCCAAATACCAATAATAAGTATGCAAAGACTTAGTACTAGTTGTTTTATACTAAATTTAATAGTTCTATTTTTAAATATTTTATAAAGCAAATAAAGACTATAACTTACAATAATAATACCTATACATGTCAAAATAAATACCATTTTATAAACTCCTACTTTCTAAATTTTTTATAGTATACGATTTGTCAAAAAATAATATTTCTACATCAGCCCTAAGTGCATTTGATATTGATCTCATAGTTTCCTTTTTAGGGTTCTTAATTTTACCATTCTCAATATAGTTAATTGTTCTTCTTGAAACTCCTGATTCCTCTGCTAGGCGATTCTGACTCCATCCTAGCTGTTTTCTTAATAATTTCATATTTGAATCCATATAATCCCTCCTTAATTTAATTATAAGATAATTAAACGTCTTTGTAAACTATAGGTTACAAAGACGTTGTGAAAAATGTAATCTTCAAGTTACACTTTATGCTATACTATTTCATAGATAAGTGAATAGATAGGATGTGTACTGAAGTGTCTGATTTAGGGAAAGAATTATTGAATTTAAGAGTGAAACTTGGTTTATCCTTACGTGAAGCAAAAGAAAAAACTGGATTAAGTCATAATTACATACGAAAATTAGAATTAGGCTTTGATCCATCGACAAAAACTCCTATAGAGCCCTCAGTCGAAACATTGAAAAAAATTTCTCTAGGTTATGGCATATCATTTGATAAATTAATGCAACTAGCTAACTATTCGTCTTCAATAGAAAAAAATGAAGTCATTGCAACAAAAGTTCCTATATATAAAACTCTGCATGACATGAAATCAAAAAAAGAAACAAATGATTTCCGACTTTATAAACAAGAACTTGTATCTAAGAATGCAATTTTAGTTGAAGTCTCTAATCCTTCTTTGAGTAAATTCAATTCCAACTCATTATTATTATTAGAGCCCTATGAAGATAGTTTTAAAGGTGAGTTAGTTTTATTAACAACTGATAGCAAAATTATAATTGGGCATATAAATTTATTTAATGACAAAGAGCTACAACTTAAACCTATTGATTCAGAAAGTACTGTAACTATTAAGAAAGATTTAATAATGATTTGGAAAATAGTAGAAGTAATTCAATTAATTAGTTAGTGTGAAAAAGCACATAAATAAATATTAATAACTAACTCATTTGACAAATTCTACCCCTCAATTTAATATAGTTTTATACTGCTAAATTAGCTCTTTTTGCCAAAACTATTGATATAATGTCAGTAAACTTCATTTTAAATAAAGCTTAGGTTGAGGGCCTAGTGGGGTAAAACCCGTGGAGGTTCAAGTCCTCTCGGCCGCATTAATAAAAAAAATCCAAGGTTAGAATCTAACCTTGGATTTTTTGTGCTCTCAATATCTTCTATAAACGAGTAACCCGCTAGCTGCGACAATAAACAATCCTGTAAAAATTGTTGAGCTATTTGAACTATCGCCCGTTTGTGGTAGAGTGGTAATTTTTGTCGTTTCTCCACTTACCTTCACCACTGTACTTCCATTTGTTGAAGTCGGTTTTTTAGGTACCATTATTTTATTATCACTAAAAGTAATATTAATAGTTTTTTGAGGGTTAAATGGTATCGTTACGCGAATTTCTTTGGCTGATTTTTCATAACCCGGTGGTGCTGTTGCTTCCGTTATGACATAAGTTCCTGGTTGTAAGTTTTCAGCAAGTGCATAACCTTTACTATTTGTAGTTACTTTTTTTAATGTCGTTCCATCTGTTGACTTTACGTCGAAAACGGCATTTGCTAGACCTTTTTTATTCGCTTCATCTTGTTTAAAAATAGTAATTGATCCTGTTTTCTCAACGTTTTGAAAAGTGAGTTTGACAGGATTTGTATCGCCGTACGTGATAGTGAATGTTTTTGGTGTTGGGTTTTTCTGATAACCAAGAGGTGCTGTAACTTCGGTTGCTGTATATTTCCCTGGCGGCAGCCCTTCCGCAGTTCCTGTACCATTTTGATCAGTTGTTATTTTTGCTACTTCCGATTGAGAATTATCTTTAATCGTATAAACCGCTCCACTTAGCGCCTTATCTCCAGAAAGTTTTTGAATTTCCACTTTACCGTTCGTCGTTATTCCCGCATCCATATCAAAATTCTCACTTTTTAAATTAGGTACATTCACTGAAGCAATTCCTGTTTTATCTGGCTTGGAATTAAGTGTCGTATCATTGCCTTGATTTGCTTTCGAAAAAATAAAATCATTATCCGGTAAGGTGAATTTCACTTGGTAATCTCCTGGTAATACATCGGTGAACAAATACGAACCGATATTATTGGTTGTCGTACTTTCTTTAAAGGCACCATCTTTCGTTAATAAATCCACCTTTACGCCCGGAGCAGGCTCTTCACTATCTTGCTGAATACCATCACCATTAAAATCGTACCAAACAACATCGCCAATTTTTGCGCCATTTACATTAATATACAACTGAATGTCATCTAAAAAATTTCCGCTGGTAAGTGAGCCACTTGCTGTTGAAATAGGATTGAAAGTTAGCCTTGTGATAGTCTGTCCATCAGGCACTATATAATTCCCTTCAAAACTCCCCCACGTTTCTCCATCAGAAACTCGCGACACTTCGGTTTGACTTTCTGGTGAACCTATCAGCAAATCAGCCGTATCTACACCCATGCGACCCCGGTGTGAGAACTTCCAAGTTAAATTGGAACCCGGGATTGTCCGAATATCTTGATAAACTGGGCCAATACCATCCGAGTTTAATTCAATAAAATTGTTTCCAGAAAAAGCAGGCACATTGTATCCATTACCATTTTGCCATACTTCAATATTTCCAGTTGGATTAGTTGTTCCCCATGCCTCTACACCTTTTTGATTAACCTGCCAAACATTTGTCGTACCAGCATCTACACCATAATCCGCGATATCAACATCTTCAAAATCATTATTTTTAATGGCCCATTTTAATTGCCAACCATTTGGAGATGTTGGAGAAGCTTGCACTTTTTCAGAAGTGCTTCCAAAAATAAATAAGACAAT
The sequence above is drawn from the Listeria monocytogenes genome and encodes:
- a CDS encoding aminoglycoside phosphotransferase family protein; the protein is MDVTQLKMLRNAKVVSEIKKGFSIDKKYQVDETYLVRVFPKELLQTRKQEFEIIQALGSQTPFVPRAYDFGCTDGEGYMIIGYVRGEDAENGMFSLSHSEQFKAGFSAGEILREVHKIPLDIPKMNWLDFQTAKFKRKVEELKELEITASFLTETEQFVYENIARLKNRPICLQHGDFHPANIILKNKKFVGLIDFNRLEFGDPLFDLAKIGFFTTEVSIPFARGNILGYIDKEEVTDFWNLYALYTAMHITSAVNWAAKNESRNFKKLMNYAAKTAASHDNFQKLMPDWMNEEEFK
- a CDS encoding tyrosine-type recombinase/integrase codes for the protein MRRSNHLSLEEKAIVYQTIVPDDDFVFQEFIRSRRIRNVRETTIQYYTDAINVLKRDREYIHVQKPIMHLSQRDLEDMIMYWKGFMRANTINSKIKAFKAYYNFLYQQGFIKINPCENLSLLRVREEIRETLNPDEIKKIANHFKKKETFSSYRDLVIFQLLLDTGIRISEAVGINIQDIHSDYIIVVESKNLKQRIVYISKRMREKLTSYLKIRGNLSHTKVFINRDQLPYNKNTFQQNLREARVLCGIQKQVSPHVCRRTYAKNAILSGMDAFSLATLLGHSSLEVTKRYVQIWGKDLKIQSKLKKDYSHLF
- a CDS encoding protein kinase, producing the protein MIDNNMKSVQEKSILNLEKMKEGLIEYSTDGEFDETEYVKIRYFILNNDNTKKIAPDFLRTRRTLKEFWQFIKNQYSSYAERREFLTTTFNIMIDTLEQTSEFVGSESFDLSNRIGGGGFGEVFKIEHQYVEMSFALKVLSPIFPDKNKDYVTRFFREAKILFSLNHPNIIKIYDTGIDNGKPFIKMEYIDGYDLDGYVKKYSTLDFTKSKVPIQMILKGLAYAHNRGVIHRDLKPSNILVSSNGTCKIIDFGISAYLEPYLHTKLTLTNERIVGGSFIDPLLMDNPSLRDKRSDIYSIGAIWYYLIVGSAPIGSDIERRLVSSNNISKLQANVILKCLSHSLEERFQSCEEILNTISPKKEDMLNISNNWITDVTHLDLIDFLRAYHQTAFYIREDNFPFNYYGRYGELEFLNDLYELDSIDGKDGMSFIQEIEQHRINNYDWEDTWFLTDDRLKLKDNDENLLKFLSHMFHPKVRNESSAWEYILENINDMLIKDGYKLVPNGEISGKIVYSYERIL
- a CDS encoding recombinase family protein; protein product: MKLGYARVSTVGQDLKTQQEKLLKQGIEEDYLYIEKKTATTTRNREALKDLIKNSRKGDIVYITKIDRLARSIIDLNNVMNEFLKKGVTVVFIDNNMTFSANAKSDPMQKLLFNVLGAFAEFERDMIVNRTTEGKIRAQQAGKKLGRKGQPDQQIQKALRLMNKREDNNLSVSDIVKATGVPKATLYKKLKELKKGTSS
- a CDS encoding helix-turn-helix transcriptional regulator, which translates into the protein MDSNMKLLRKQLGWSQNRLAEESGVSRRTINYIENGKIKNPKKETMRSISNALRADVEILFFDKSYTIKNLESRSL
- a CDS encoding helix-turn-helix domain-containing protein translates to MSDLGKELLNLRVKLGLSLREAKEKTGLSHNYIRKLELGFDPSTKTPIEPSVETLKKISLGYGISFDKLMQLANYSSSIEKNEVIATKVPIYKTLHDMKSKKETNDFRLYKQELVSKNAILVEVSNPSLSKFNSNSLLLLEPYEDSFKGELVLLTTDSKIIIGHINLFNDKELQLKPIDSESTVTIKKDLIMIWKIVEVIQLIS
- a CDS encoding SpaA isopeptide-forming pilin-related protein translates to MQKKLIGSLFILIVLFIFGSTSEKVQASPTSPNGWQLKWAIKNNDFEDVDIADYGVDAGTTNVWQVNQKGVEAWGTTNPTGNIEVWQNGNGYNVPAFSGNNFIELNSDGIGPVYQDIRTIPGSNLTWKFSHRGRMGVDTADLLIGSPESQTEVSRVSDGETWGSFEGNYIVPDGQTITRLTFNPISTASGSLTSGNFLDDIQLYINVNGAKIGDVVWYDFNGDGIQQDSEEPAPGVKVDLLTKDGAFKESTTTNNIGSYLFTDVLPGDYQVKFTLPDNDFIFSKANQGNDTTLNSKPDKTGIASVNVPNLKSENFDMDAGITTNGKVEIQKLSGDKALSGAVYTIKDNSQSEVAKITTDQNGTGTAEGLPPGKYTATEVTAPLGYQKNPTPKTFTITYGDTNPVKLTFQNVEKTGSITIFKQDEANKKGLANAVFDVKSTDGTTLKKVTTNSKGYALAENLQPGTYVITEATAPPGYEKSAKEIRVTIPFNPQKTINITFSDNKIMVPKKPTSTNGSTVVKVSGETTKITTLPQTGDSSNSSTIFTGLFIVAASGLLVYRRY